The following coding sequences are from one Candidatus Binataceae bacterium window:
- a CDS encoding metallophosphoesterase, with the protein MAARHKSVETKYYEARGRVLTALRNCDRRTFLKLSAATLAAAMGKGLTPPHTFQLVEVADAAVDKGWAKTGAQGGAPFRFAYISDAHLYERTLNQRFVRAIVKAVDDVNALDPQPDFVLYGGDLAQLGSPAQLELGRQILSTLKAPVKMMVGEHDWFLDLGEKWQELFGPPTYSFDWKGVHVVVLQSVYEKDFWTARKMTPEQRMQTVAGLDNALQSRFEVGEAQREWLTKDLAKYPPATPILVFSHSPLYKYYRPWNFWTEDAGEVQAILRPYRKVTVIHGHTHQMLFNQIGNISFYGMLSTAWPWPYAPEGLPKLTVQMNRADPFDQFDGCGDGEFTVRADSLVDTIYNLWDRNPVTVKANYLVSDGKVDKPPAPQFASY; encoded by the coding sequence ATGGCCGCGCGCCACAAAAGCGTCGAGACCAAATATTACGAAGCGCGCGGCCGCGTGCTCACAGCGCTGCGCAATTGCGACCGACGCACGTTTCTCAAGCTGTCGGCGGCCACGCTCGCCGCGGCGATGGGCAAGGGGCTGACGCCACCCCATACCTTCCAGCTCGTGGAGGTGGCCGACGCCGCGGTGGACAAGGGATGGGCGAAGACGGGTGCGCAGGGCGGCGCGCCATTCCGCTTCGCCTATATCTCGGACGCCCATCTCTACGAGCGCACGCTCAACCAGCGCTTCGTCCGCGCGATCGTCAAGGCGGTCGACGACGTCAACGCGCTCGATCCGCAACCTGACTTTGTGCTCTATGGCGGCGATCTGGCCCAGCTCGGCAGCCCCGCGCAGCTCGAACTGGGACGCCAGATCCTGAGCACGCTCAAAGCGCCGGTGAAGATGATGGTCGGGGAGCACGACTGGTTTCTTGACCTGGGCGAGAAATGGCAGGAGCTGTTCGGACCGCCGACCTATTCCTTCGACTGGAAAGGCGTGCACGTCGTGGTCTTGCAGAGCGTGTACGAAAAGGACTTCTGGACCGCGCGCAAGATGACGCCCGAGCAGCGGATGCAAACTGTCGCCGGGCTCGACAACGCGCTCCAGTCGCGCTTCGAGGTCGGCGAAGCCCAGCGCGAATGGCTCACAAAGGACCTGGCGAAGTATCCGCCCGCCACGCCGATCCTCGTCTTCTCCCATTCGCCGCTCTACAAGTACTACCGCCCGTGGAATTTCTGGACCGAGGACGCCGGCGAGGTGCAGGCGATTCTGCGCCCCTACCGCAAGGTCACTGTCATCCACGGACACACGCATCAGATGCTCTTTAACCAGATCGGGAATATCAGCTTTTACGGGATGCTCTCGACAGCGTGGCCGTGGCCATATGCGCCCGAGGGGCTGCCCAAGCTGACGGTGCAGATGAATCGCGCCGACCCGTTCGATCAATTCGACGGCTGCGGCGACGGCGAGTTCACCGTCCGCGCCGACAGCCTCGTTGATACGATCTACAACCTTTGGGACCGCAACCCGGTGACGGTCAAGGCGAACTACCTGGTCTCCGACGGCAAAGTCGATAAGCCTCCCGCGCCGCAGTTCGCCAGCTACTGA